TCGGTCGCCAGGAGCAGGGTGTCGCCGGTGAGTTCCCAGGTCGCCTCGGCGCTGCCCATGAAGGGCTCGCCCGCGAACCAGCGGGTCACCTCGATCTCCTCGACATCGGCGCCTCGGATCACGAGCTGCGCGCCGCTGCCGTCGGTGGTGATCGAGAGCTCCTCGGGAGCGGCCCCGAAGCTGCGGGTCTCGGGCTCTGCCACCTCGGCGACGTCCGCGCATCCGGCCAGGGCCACGAGCGCCACGAGCGATCCGCCGATGGCGAGGAGCTGCGGCCGGGACCGGCGAGACAGCGACACGATTTCCTCCGAATACCTCGACCGAATCACCTCGGACCGCCCCCGCGAGTCCGCCGAGACCTCCGCTGGGGCGCCGCGCCGGCTGCGCATGGCCGATTCGGCGATTCCCCTCGAACGGGTTAAAGCCTAGCGCTCGATGATCAGCGGGACGGGCGAATGCGAAATGACGACGGGCGGGCGGTCCGCGAGGACCACCCGCCCGTCGTCGTTCGACCGGCGCCCAGGTGCGGCTCAGCCGGTCGTCGTGCCGGCCTCGGCCGGTTCCTCGTCCTCGGCGGACCTGCGGCTGAGTGCGGCGCGAGCCCGCTCGGTCAGCGAGTACAGCACCGGCACCAGCACGAGGGTGAGCAGCGTCGACGAGAACAGTCCGCCGATCACCACGATCGCCAACGGCTGCGAGATGAACACGCCGCCACCGGTGATGCCCAGCGACATCGGTACCAGCGCACAGATCGTCGCCAACGCCGTCATCAGGATCGGGCGCAGTCGCTGCCGGGAGCCCTCGATGATCGACTCCCTGATGGACTTACCGGTCCTGCGTACCTGGTTGACCAGGTCGATCAGCACGATGGCGTTGGTGACCACGATGCCGATGAGCATCAACATGCCGATCAGCGAGGGAACACCGAGCGGCGTACCGGTGATCACCAGCAGGCCCAGGGCACCGGTCGCCGCGAAGGGGATGGAGACCAACAGCAGCAGCGGTTGCAGCAGGCTGCGGAAGGTTGCCACCATCACCACGTAGACGATCGCGATGGCCAGCAGCAGCGCCACACCCAGATCGGCGAAGGCCTCGTCCTGATCCGCGCTGACGCCGCCGATGGTGATATCGATGCCGGGCGGGACATCCAGTGCGTCGATCCGACTCTGCAGCTCGGAGTTGACGCTGCCCAGGTCCTCGGCGTCCAAGCCTGCGCTGACCGTGGCGCTGCGTTGGCCGTCCTGCCTGGTGATCGTGGTGGCCTCGGAGACCTCCTCCACGGTCGCGATGTCGGCGAGGGTGATCGGGCCCTGCGGCCCCGCACCCAGCGGGAACGTCCGAAGCGCTTCGAGGTCGGCGGGTGCCTCGCCGCTGCGGACCACGATGTCCTGGCGGGTGCCGTCGATGGTCAGGGTGCCTGCCGGGGTGCCGCGCAGCGCGCCGGACACCAGCTGTCCCACGGTCTGCTCGTCCAGACCGATGGCGGCTGCCGCCTCCCGATCCACCGTGACCGCCACCGAGGGCTCCTCGACGGAGAGGTTGTTGCTGACATCGGTGGTTCCCGGCGTGTCGTTGAGCAGATCGGTGACCTGGGTAGCGGTGTCCGCCAAGTCCTCTTGATCGTCGCCGCTGACGATCACCTCGAGACCGCTGGTCCCGCCGAAGCCCATGCCGCCTGCCGAGACGGTGATCTCGCCGGCATCGGTCAGCTCGGCGAGCCGATCACGCAGTTCGGTCTGCACGGCGCTCTGGTCGGCGTCCTCGTCGGTGGTCACCGAGAACGTCGTCGCTCCCGAACCGCCCATCCCGAACGAGGCGGCGATCCCGCCCTGAGCCCCGATCGAGGACTGGTAGCTCTCCACGGCGTCGACGTCGGCGAGCACCTCCTCGACCTCGCGGGCGGCCTCATCCGCGGTCTCCAAGCTGGAGCCGGGCGGCAGTTCCTGGCTGACCGACAGGGTGTTCTGGCCGCTGTCGCCGAGGAAGTTGGTCTGCAACTGGGGGACCAGCGCGAGGGTGCCGCCGAGCAGGGCGACGGCGATCACGATGGTGATCACCGGGTGCGCCAGCGAACCACGCAGTACCGGGAGATAGGTGCGCTGCAGCGGCCCGCGCTCCTCCTTCTCGCGGATGGCGGCCTCGTCCGGGGCGCCCTCGCCGTTCTCCTTGCGGTCCTTGAGGAACCAGTACGCCAGGACCGGGACGATGGTCAACGAGACGAGCAGCGAGGCGACCAGCGCGACGGCGACGGTGACGGCGAAGGGGCGGAACAGCTCGCCGACCTGGCCGCCGACCAGCGCGATCGGCAGGAACACCGCGACGGTGGTGATGGTGGAGGCGGTGATGGCGCCCGCCACCTCGCGCACGGCGGTGATGATCGCCTGGCGTTTGCGCTCGCCGTAGCCCAGATGTCGCTTGATGTTCTCGATGACGACGATCGAGTCGTCCACCACCCGCCCGACGGCGGCGGTAAGCGCACCGAGGGTCAGGATGTTCAGCGAGTAGTCGGCGGCGTAGAGGCTGATCAGCGCGATGAGCACCGACAGCGGAATCGACACGGCGGTGACCAGCGTCGACCGAATCGAGAGCAGGAAGAGCAGGATGATCACGATGGCGAAGACCAGACCGAGTGCGCCTTCGACGGTCAGATCGTGGATCGACTGCTCGATGAACGGCGCCTGATCGAAGACGATCGTGACCTGACCCGCATCGCCGAGCAGCCGCTCGATCTCGGGCAACAGTTCCCGGACCTCTTCAGAGATCTCCACGGTGTTGCCTACCGGGGTCTTGGTCACGCCGATCCCGATGCTGGGCACGCCGTCGGTGCGCGAGTAGCCGGTCGGCTCCTCGGGCTCGCTGGTCACCTCGGCGACATCGGCGAGCCGGACGGATCCACTGTCCGAGGAGATCCGGATCTCCCGGAGGTCCTCGACCGAATCGGCCGGGCCACCCACCGACACCGACAGTGTGTTGTCGTTCTCGTCGATCGTTCCGGCGGGCACACTCGCCCCGGCGGCCTGCAGCGCCTGGAGCACGGCGGGCAGCTGGATGTTCGCGCCTGCGAGCGCGGCCTGGTCGAGATCGATGGTGACGGCGTTCTCGGCGATGCCGGTCAGGCTGACCTCGCGGACGCCCCCGACCTCCTCGATCATCGGCACCACCTCGTCCCGCAGCAGACGGGCCGTCTCCGCCTCGTCCTCCTCCGAGGCGGCGGAGAGCTGCAGTACCGGCAGATCGTCGACGCTGCCGGTCATGACCGTCGGCGAGACCTCCTCCGGCAGGGCCGCCGAGACCCGGTTCACCGCCTGCTGGAGGTCCTGCTCGGCGGTGCTCAGATTCGTGCCGAACTCGAGTTCGACCGTGATCACCGACATCCCGCCGCTGCTGGTGGCGGAGGTGCCTTCCACCCCGCGCACCCCGGTGGCCGCCGTCTCCAACGGCTCGGTGACCTGGTCCTCCACCACCTGCGCTGCGGCGCCGGGATAGGGGGCGACCACGGCGGCCACCGGGATCTCCATCGAGGGAATGAGCTCTTGTCTGAGTGAGGTGGTAGCGAAGGCACCGAAGCCCAGGATGAGCACCGAGACGAGTGCTACCAGTGCACGGTTAGCCAGGCTGAGTCGAGCAAGCCAGGTCACGGGTGGATCCTCTGGTCGAGTGATGATCAGGAGGTGAATGGGTGAATTGTTAGCTTCACACAGAGTATTGCCGAGAAGCTGAGAGATCGTTGAGAACGGGGTCGGTAAGGGAGGATCCTCCGGTGCGGATCGACGAAGAGCGGCACCGATTGAGCGAGACCATCCAGCGGCACGAAGAGGCGCTGATGCGCGGCGCGGTGCGCATCAGATCGCATCCGTTGCTGGACAGCGGCCTGACCATGCAGCAGTTTCGGGTGTTGCTCTGCCTCGCCGTCGACGGCGGGCTCTCCGGTCATGCCCTCGCCGATCAGCTCGGAGTGAGCCTCGCCACCGTCACCGGTTTGATCGATCGGCTCCTCGACCGGGGCTTGGTCAACCGGGTGCCCGACTTGCGAGACCGTCGGATCCGGCTGTCCTCACTCACCCCGGCTGGCATCACCCTGTTGGACGACATTGCGGTTGCTGGCCGTGAGCATCGGCGTGCGCTGCTGGCTCAGCTCTCGGTCGATGAGCTGCATGCCTTGGAACGGGGCGCACGCGCCATGCGGGCCGCTGCGGACCGCACGCCCGCGGATTCCACGCTGACCCGGCCGCTGAATATCGGCAGCCCTGCCGATCTGCTCACCGACGGCGGGTCGGCGGTGCCGCAGCATGGTGCGAGCCCCCACAGGCTGCCCGCACTGGTCGCAGGCGAGATCCAGCTGTGGTGGGCCGCCCGGGCCACGGCCGACCCCGTGCTCCAGCGGTGGCTCGACCCGCAGGAGTCCGTTCGCTACCACCGGTTCACCCAGGACGGCACGCGCGAGCGGTACCTCGTCGGTCGTGCCCTCGTGCGAGTGCTGATCGCCGCACATACCGGCATCGAGCCTGCCGAGGTTCGATACACCTCCGGCGGCGCCCACCACGAGACCGGTACGGGCGGCGTGGTGCTCGACGGTGAACGGGAGCTGTGCTTCTCCATCGCCTCGGCGGGCGACTGGGTGGTGGTCGCACTGGCTGAGGGCATCCCGGTCGGTGTCGACCTGGAACACCGGCAGAGCGGACGGCACATCGGCCCGCTGATCGACTCGGTCCTGGCCCCGGGGGAGCGGGCCGAGATACTCCGACTCGATCCGGCCGACCGCGAGGACGTCTTCCTCGGCTACTGGACCCGCAAGGCAGCGGTGCTCAAGGCGCTCGACGCGGGCTGGACGGTGCGGCCGGAGCAGGTGGTGATGAGCGGCCCCGATGCCGCTCCAAGCATCGTCGAATGGCGGGCTGGACCGCTGCATACCGGAGTGCTGCCGACCCCCGACTCGGTTCAGGTGTTCGTTCCGGTCGCACCGGCAGGTCACCACGTCGGTGTCGTCGCGGTGACCTGCCGGTCGACGGCACTCCTCGATCACTCGGCCGCCGACCTGCTGAACTGACGGCGGCCGAGCGAACCGATCAGATCGCCCGAAGCACGAAGACACCCCAGCCGAGATGGTTCCGGCTCAACAGGTGCGCCCGCCTGGCTACTTCGAGGAGATCGCGGAACTCCGTGGCATCCGGGTCGGTCGGATGCTCCCGCAGCCAATCGCTCATCGTCCGCCATTGGGAGGCGACGTAGCGATCGAAGGAATCTGCGTCGGAGAGCACCATCTCGATCAACTCGAAGCCTGCGGACTCGAAGACGGCGTTGGTGCCGATCAGGGAGGCGTAGTCCGTGCGCGCCATGCCGTTGGCCTCGCACACCTCCTCCGGCGGCTCGGAGATCCAGAACACCTCGCCGATCACCAGGAGGCCGCCGGGACGGAGCGCGGGTCGCATCAACTCGATGGTGCCCGCCAGGTTTCCGCCGATCCAGGTGGCTCCCACGCAGGACACCACGTCGTACGCCTCGGATTCGGCGACGTGGTCCGCCGCATCACCGTGGACGAAACGAAGCCGGGACGTGACGCCCAGCTCCGCCGCCCTGGCCACCGCGGCGTCGAGGAAGACCTTGCTCAGGTCGACGCCGACACCCTCGATGTCGTAGCGCGCCGACCACTGGGCCAGCATCTCGCCCGCCCCACAGGCCAGATCGAGCTGACGCATGCCGGGGCGCAGCCGACAGATCTCGCCCAACAGGTCGAGCTTCGCCGGGGTGAGCGGGTTCAGGATCCGGTGTCCGGACTCGGCGATCTCGTGAAAACGTAGGGACAACGAAGACTCCTCGAAGAAGATGGTCGATGACGGCGTGGCCAGCTCCTTCGCGGTGGGAATCAACCGGTGGGGGACTCCCACGTCGAAGGGCTGGTCGTGGCCTGGGCCGCAATCACCGAAATCGCCTGCTTTCCCTCGTCGGAATCGGACGGCCGGGACGATAGCCGCTATCTCCGCGCCAAGCACCTGAATTTTCAGCCCGGACCGTCCTCCCGGGCCGCCGCCGGACACAGCCTGCGGAGGCTACCGATGGCCGCTTCCCGTGCCGGGGACCCGAAGGCCGTCCAACAGCACGACCGTCAGCGGATCGTCGGGCCGGGCGCCGGGTCGACACACCGCCGTGCTGATCAGTTGCACGATCTCGACAGGCACGATGTCGGTTCGGATCGTCCCCTCCGCCTGGCCGCCCGTGATGATGCTCAGCAGTTGTTCGTTCAAGGCGTCCCTGGTCTCGATGAACTCGGGGTCATCGAGGTCGCCGACCGTCTTGAGCAGGGCCAAGGGTGATCCGCTGCAGGTCTGGATGTACCGGATCAACCTCGCCTCGCTGGACGGCTCCTCGGTCGCGGAGAGCTCGGTGTCCGCGAGCAGGATCCGCAGGGTGCTGATGGTGATCTCGGTGAGCAGGCTGGTGCGGTCGGGGAAACGTCGGTAGATCGTGCCGACTCCCACGCCTGCCTCGGCCGCGATCTCCTCCATCGACACGCAGGAGCCGTGCTTTGCGAACAGGGCGAGTGCGGCGGCAACGATCTGTTCGCGGTTACGGCGGGCATCGGCACGCATGAGACCTCTTAACCGGAATTCAAGATTCCTGTTAATCTACCGCGCGGTAGCGGAATGGAGCATTCCGCTTACTCGGGTGGAGGACCCCATGCGCATCGGCACCTTCTTCAACGGCGGCGACCAGAGACTGCCCGCAGTCATCGAGCGCGTGAGACAGGCGCGCGACGCCGGACTCGACAGCTTCTACTTCCCCCGGCTCTCGAGTTGGGACCCGATCACCCTCGCGGCGATCAGTGCGGGCCAGGTGCCCGGGATCGACATCGGAACCGGTGTTGCCCTGGCCCAACCGCACCATCCGCTGACGATGGCTGCGCAGGCGCTGACCGTGCAGGCCGCGGCGGCCGGTCGATTCACCCTCGGCCTCGGCTTGGGGCATCGCCAGATCATCGAGGGTTCCTTCGGTTACTCCTACGATCGTCCGGCGCGGTACATGCGCGAGTACCTGACCGCGCTCCAGCCGCTGCTGGCAGGCACCGAGATCGATTTCCGAGGCGAGTTGCTCACGGCGGCGGGGCGGGTGACCGTGCCATCGGTGTCCAGACCGTCGGTGCTGGTCGCGGCCCTCGGTCCGATGATGCTGCGGCTGGCCGGGGAACTGGCCTCGGGGACGATCACCGTCTGGGCGGGCCCGGAGTACCTCGGTGAACACATCGTGCCGACGATCCGGCGGGCGGCCGAGGCGGCCGGGCAACCGGAACCCCGGGTGGTGGCGACCGTGTTGGTCGCCCTCACCGCCGACCCGGACACGATCCGGGATTCGGTGGCCGTCCAATTCGGTGCGGCTGCGGACTTCGCGAGTTATCGATCGCTGCTCGACCGGCAGGGCATGGCCGGATTAGCCGAGACCGTCGTCGCCGGGGACGAGACCGAGGTGGCCGCGGCCTTCCGAGCTTTCGCCGATGCCGGGGTGACCGAGCTGTTGGTGGCTCCGATCGGCACCCCGGCCGAGCAGGCGCGCACCTTCGAGTTCGCGGCCACGCAACGAAGGCTCCTGGCCTAGGGCGCTGTGCAGGCTCGCGGGCCGCCTGCCATCACCGGCACGAAGCCTCGATCCCGGTTCTCGGCTGCTGCGAATCCGACCGATTCGCCTGCGACACCGTGCGATCAGTGAGTGGCCAACGCCTGGGTGGCCAGCCGCCGGAGCGCCGCGACGATTCGCTCCTGGCTGAGTCCGCACTGGTGACGTTGGTATTGGTAGACCTCGGGCGCGAGCGGTGCGAGTAGCGAGTCGATCGTCGCGTCTGGGTCGGCGGCCCGCGCGTCCACCAGCAGGGCGCGCACGTGTACTCGCCAGAAGCCGTACGCGCAGGCCTCGAACCGCGCCGCACCGGCCTCGGCACCGAGCACCAGATAGAGATGTCGTTCCAGGATGTCGACCATCGCGGCGTAGAAGGCGGCCAGCCGTTCGGCGGGCGGCGCTCCCGGACCCAGCGGCGGTTCACCTCGCAACAGTTGTTCCTGCAGCGCGTGTTCGTGCTCATCGAGTAGCGCCAGCGCGATGGAGGCCGGATCGGGGAACCGTCGATACAGGGTCGCCCGGCCGACGCCTGCCTCGTGGGCGATCTCGCCCATCGTGATGGGTTCGGCGCGTGAGGTGGCGAACAGGCGCTCCGCGGCCGCGAGCACCCTGGCCCGATTCCGGGCGGCGTCGGCGCGCTCACGCACCCTGACGCGAGGGAGGGGCCGTTGCGGCGTCCGCTCGGCCGGTGGTAGTTCGCTTCCGCTGTCGGACGTCGTCATCCGGTCGGTACGTCGAGACTTCCGAGGTGCGGCCTCGGTCTCATCGCGAGTGTCCACGTCAGGCCCGGCGGAAGGTTTCGGACGGGACATGCGCTCACCTTACGCGGGGCCGTGCCCGGGTTCGGCGAACCTGCCCCGCCGCTGGGAGATCTCGCCCGACCGGGCATGGCCGAGGACACCGCCGACCGCATCGAACCGCCGGGCCCGATACCGGGACCGGCTGTACTCGGCGCTGACCCCCACCGGTGTGGGGACGTCGAAGAGGGACCCGAGAATCTCCGAGCCCGACGGCGGTGCACCCCCACGATGGTGAGGAGGACGCGGACCATCCTGCGCGGAGCGCGTCAGCCCGGAGCACCTCCACCACTGTGGAAGACGACACGGGCGCCGACAGCCGATTCGCCATGGTCGTCGACGAGACCGAGTCTGTCAGAGCGCTTCCTGTGCTGTGTCGGTCCCCCGTCGATCTCGGTGCGTCGGCTCGCCATCGGACGTGTCGATCGACTGCTGGGTCGCGCGTCGGGCCGGGACCGGGTAGGCCCGGGACGCCCGGGCGAATCGAGCTCGACTCCGGGCAGGCCACAAGCGCCCGTGTAGAAGGAATCGAGAGGGCGCGCTGCTCATCGACGCCGCAACCCAGACCAGAGAGCTCAGGCGACGCGCACCGAGAAGCCAGGGCCCGTCACGCATCGCCGCTTCATCGGCGACGGACGCCAGGTCCGTGTGAGACCACGGCCCGCCGGTGCCGTGCGCGGCGGCGTGGCTAGTTCGACTGACCGCCTGCCGCCATCCGGTCGGAACCCTCCGGCGGCCAGGCGATGGCCGATTCGTCAGCCTCCACAGCGGATCGCTGCGGGAACCTGCCAGAGGGCGAGGAGCTGTTCGCGACCACCGTGTGTGGTCGCCAGCGATGCACGACCTCGGTGAGTCTGCCGACGTCGAAGGTCTCGGCGACCTCTTCGAGCGCGGCGCGGAACTCGTGTTCGAACAGGCTCCGGTCGTCGACCTCCAACGCTGCCCAGACGGCCGGACCCGTCCTCGGTCGACGGGGTTCCCGGATGGTGGAGCGCGAATTCATCTCGATGTCCGTTCCTGGAGGCGGTAAGCCGGAACCGACCGCGTCCTTCGATCGGTGACTTTGCGCACCGAGAGGACCGAGGTCGATTTCAGTGCATCTGCTCGTTCTTGACGGTGGTGAGGAAGGCGTGAAAGGCCGCCGTGCCAAGGACTAAGGTGCCGCCTCGGCGATTCTTGGTGTCACGTATGACGATGGCGTCGCACCCATGTTGCACCTCGACGCAGTTGTGTTGACCGCTGCGGGTCGATGTGCGCCATTTCGGCGATACCTTGCTCACGGTAACCTCCAGTTGGTGTTCTGTCACGGAGGGTACTCATTGTGCTCCTTCTGGGCCAGCACTCGTTCGGGGGAATGGTCTAACGGGAGTTTGATGACATTGCGTCGAGATTTCGGCGGCGATCCGGCGCGCATTCCCCACGACAGTGGGAAATTCCCGCAGCTGTCGGCGGCCGAGGATCACGGCGCCGCAACCTCGCCTGCCACCCGCCACACTCTCGGCGGAAAATCGCGAATGTCCTGGCATACCTGCGAACCCCACCGCCACGGCGGTGGTGAGTCCGCTTCGGCGAATGCGATGTCTGCCCTCACAGGGGTGAGGAAGTCCGCGATGGTCGATGCCGAGGAACTCGGCGAGACCGGAGCACCCCCACAGCGGTGAGGAATCGTCCGTCGAGGAACGTCGAGGAATGCCCCGACACACCCCGGAACACCCCCAGGCGAAACTGGGGAGAACCGATCATGCGGCGCTACCGGGCGCGCGGCCGTCGAGCTGGCTCCGGGGACCCGAGGGATCAGTCGGTTGTGCGACGATACTCGCTCGCGATGTACGGGCGGGAATGCGCCATCCCACTACCACCGTCAGTGCTAGCGGACTGCGCCGTTCGCCATCGGGCCGAACCACTCCGATGCGCGCCGCCGCCATCGCACATCGTTGCTACGCGCGAGAACGACTCAGCTCGCCGTCGGCTCGTCGGTCTGTTCACTGTGCAGCCGCGCGGTCAACTCCGCCGCCGAGTGGGTGTCCAGGCCATCGATGATGCCGCGGACCTGAGAACGGATCCGATCGGCCTCGG
This Actinoalloteichus hymeniacidonis DNA region includes the following protein-coding sequences:
- a CDS encoding efflux RND transporter permease subunit — translated: MTWLARLSLANRALVALVSVLILGFGAFATTSLRQELIPSMEIPVAAVVAPYPGAAAQVVEDQVTEPLETAATGVRGVEGTSATSSGGMSVITVELEFGTNLSTAEQDLQQAVNRVSAALPEEVSPTVMTGSVDDLPVLQLSAASEEDEAETARLLRDEVVPMIEEVGGVREVSLTGIAENAVTIDLDQAALAGANIQLPAVLQALQAAGASVPAGTIDENDNTLSVSVGGPADSVEDLREIRISSDSGSVRLADVAEVTSEPEEPTGYSRTDGVPSIGIGVTKTPVGNTVEISEEVRELLPEIERLLGDAGQVTIVFDQAPFIEQSIHDLTVEGALGLVFAIVIILLFLLSIRSTLVTAVSIPLSVLIALISLYAADYSLNILTLGALTAAVGRVVDDSIVVIENIKRHLGYGERKRQAIITAVREVAGAITASTITTVAVFLPIALVGGQVGELFRPFAVTVAVALVASLLVSLTIVPVLAYWFLKDRKENGEGAPDEAAIREKEERGPLQRTYLPVLRGSLAHPVITIVIAVALLGGTLALVPQLQTNFLGDSGQNTLSVSQELPPGSSLETADEAAREVEEVLADVDAVESYQSSIGAQGGIAASFGMGGSGATTFSVTTDEDADQSAVQTELRDRLAELTDAGEITVSAGGMGFGGTSGLEVIVSGDDQEDLADTATQVTDLLNDTPGTTDVSNNLSVEEPSVAVTVDREAAAAIGLDEQTVGQLVSGALRGTPAGTLTIDGTRQDIVVRSGEAPADLEALRTFPLGAGPQGPITLADIATVEEVSEATTITRQDGQRSATVSAGLDAEDLGSVNSELQSRIDALDVPPGIDITIGGVSADQDEAFADLGVALLLAIAIVYVVMVATFRSLLQPLLLLVSIPFAATGALGLLVITGTPLGVPSLIGMLMLIGIVVTNAIVLIDLVNQVRRTGKSIRESIIEGSRQRLRPILMTALATICALVPMSLGITGGGVFISQPLAIVVIGGLFSSTLLTLVLVPVLYSLTERARAALSRRSAEDEEPAEAGTTTG
- a CDS encoding MarR family transcriptional regulator, which produces MRIDEERHRLSETIQRHEEALMRGAVRIRSHPLLDSGLTMQQFRVLLCLAVDGGLSGHALADQLGVSLATVTGLIDRLLDRGLVNRVPDLRDRRIRLSSLTPAGITLLDDIAVAGREHRRALLAQLSVDELHALERGARAMRAAADRTPADSTLTRPLNIGSPADLLTDGGSAVPQHGASPHRLPALVAGEIQLWWAARATADPVLQRWLDPQESVRYHRFTQDGTRERYLVGRALVRVLIAAHTGIEPAEVRYTSGGAHHETGTGGVVLDGERELCFSIASAGDWVVVALAEGIPVGVDLEHRQSGRHIGPLIDSVLAPGERAEILRLDPADREDVFLGYWTRKAAVLKALDAGWTVRPEQVVMSGPDAAPSIVEWRAGPLHTGVLPTPDSVQVFVPVAPAGHHVGVVAVTCRSTALLDHSAADLLN
- a CDS encoding SAM-dependent methyltransferase → MGVPHRLIPTAKELATPSSTIFFEESSLSLRFHEIAESGHRILNPLTPAKLDLLGEICRLRPGMRQLDLACGAGEMLAQWSARYDIEGVGVDLSKVFLDAAVARAAELGVTSRLRFVHGDAADHVAESEAYDVVSCVGATWIGGNLAGTIELMRPALRPGGLLVIGEVFWISEPPEEVCEANGMARTDYASLIGTNAVFESAGFELIEMVLSDADSFDRYVASQWRTMSDWLREHPTDPDATEFRDLLEVARRAHLLSRNHLGWGVFVLRAI
- a CDS encoding TetR/AcrR family transcriptional regulator — protein: MRADARRNREQIVAAALALFAKHGSCVSMEEIAAEAGVGVGTIYRRFPDRTSLLTEITISTLRILLADTELSATEEPSSEARLIRYIQTCSGSPLALLKTVGDLDDPEFIETRDALNEQLLSIITGGQAEGTIRTDIVPVEIVQLISTAVCRPGARPDDPLTVVLLDGLRVPGTGSGHR
- a CDS encoding TIGR03564 family F420-dependent LLM class oxidoreductase, with the protein product MRIGTFFNGGDQRLPAVIERVRQARDAGLDSFYFPRLSSWDPITLAAISAGQVPGIDIGTGVALAQPHHPLTMAAQALTVQAAAAGRFTLGLGLGHRQIIEGSFGYSYDRPARYMREYLTALQPLLAGTEIDFRGELLTAAGRVTVPSVSRPSVLVAALGPMMLRLAGELASGTITVWAGPEYLGEHIVPTIRRAAEAAGQPEPRVVATVLVALTADPDTIRDSVAVQFGAAADFASYRSLLDRQGMAGLAETVVAGDETEVAAAFRAFADAGVTELLVAPIGTPAEQARTFEFAATQRRLLA
- a CDS encoding TetR/AcrR family transcriptional regulator, translating into MRERADAARNRARVLAAAERLFATSRAEPITMGEIAHEAGVGRATLYRRFPDPASIALALLDEHEHALQEQLLRGEPPLGPGAPPAERLAAFYAAMVDILERHLYLVLGAEAGAARFEACAYGFWRVHVRALLVDARAADPDATIDSLLAPLAPEVYQYQRHQCGLSQERIVAALRRLATQALATH
- a CDS encoding DUF6247 family protein; translated protein: MNSRSTIREPRRPRTGPAVWAALEVDDRSLFEHEFRAALEEVAETFDVGRLTEVVHRWRPHTVVANSSSPSGRFPQRSAVEADESAIAWPPEGSDRMAAGGQSN
- a CDS encoding DUF397 domain-containing protein, which codes for MSKVSPKWRTSTRSGQHNCVEVQHGCDAIVIRDTKNRRGGTLVLGTAAFHAFLTTVKNEQMH